In one Nicotiana sylvestris chromosome 8, ASM39365v2, whole genome shotgun sequence genomic region, the following are encoded:
- the LOC104220121 gene encoding CO(2)-response secreted protease-like isoform X2, with protein sequence MKGISLFFSFSLFVIVSCIREEAESASQAKNDDIYIVYMGAAASSNGGTRNDQMQLVSSLIKRNKNTVVHSYKNGFSGFAARLSEAEAQSIAQRPGVVSVFPDPVLQLHTTRSWDFLKYQTVDETNSSPSSGSDSSPNGADTIIGILDTGIWPESKSFNDKGMGPIPARWKGTCMDGHDFGASKCNKKIVGARFYEEFDGRGTKMAGSARDENGHGTHVASTAAGSPVAGASYYGLAAGTAKGGSPGSRIAVYRVCTSNGCRGSAIMKAFDDAIADGVDVLSLSLGSSPGFEELSKNPIAIGAFHAVEKGIVVVCSAGNSGPDPKTVVNTAPWILTVAATTIDRDFETDIILGGNKLVKGGGINFGNMTKSAVYPLIQGYSAKLNKRITEEEARGCVPDSLDKNKVKGKIVVCENLQNDGFSPSDRLLEVKSRGGVGFILIDDDLRTVAPKFESFPAAAVSRKDGTEIISYIKSTRNPVASILPTVSTTKYKPAPVVPYFSSRGPAGNTPNLLKPDITAPGVTILAAWPGNKQPMFNILSGTSMSCPHVSGIAATVKAQNPTWGPSTIKSAIMTTAIQTNNLKAPITTNFGSKATPYDIGAGEASTSGPLKPGLVYATDVADYLHFLCSVGYDISKIKLISSTVPKDFSCPKHSSSELVSNMNYPSIAISGLKKYKTKKVTRTVTNVGEEASVYIAIVEAPTGLRVQVIPSKLEFTNKNKKLSYEVSFRASSTTKEDMFGSITWTNGKYKVRSPFVVSNSG encoded by the exons AAACAAGAATACAGTGGTACACAGCTACAAGAATGGTTTCTCAGGATTTGCGGCACGTTTATCAGAAGCTGAAGCCCAATCTATCGCTCAAAGACCTGGTGTTGTCTCTGTTTTCCCTGATCCAGTGCTGCAACTCCACACTACACGTTCATGGGATTTCTTGAAGTATCAAACCGTTGACGAAACCAATTCAAGTCCAAGCTCTGGTTCTGATTCATCACCAAATGGAGCTGACACCATAATAGGAATCTTGGATACAG GAATATGGCCAGAATCAAAGAGTTTCAATGACAAGGGTATGGGTCCAATTCCAGCCCGGTGGAAAGGAACTTGCATGGATGGTCATGATTTTGGCGCTTCCAAATGCAACAA GAAGATAGTTGGTGCAAGATTTTACGAGGAGTTTGATGGCAGAGGAACGAAAATGGCTGGATCAGCCAGGGACGAGAATGGACATGGTACTCACGTTGCATCCACAGCAGCTGGGAGCCCTGTTGCAGGTGCATCCTACTATGGTCTAGCTGCAGGAACTGCCAAGGGAGGATCTCCAGGTTCAAGAATCGCTGTGTATCGTGTCTGCACGTCTAATGGATGCCGTGGATCAGCTAtcatgaaagcatttgatgatgcAATTGCAGATGGGGTTGATGTTTTATCTCTATCACTTGGTTCATCACCTGGGTTCGAAGAGTTATCAAAAAATCCTATTGCCATAGGAGCATTTCATGCCGTGGAAAAGGGCATTGTTGTTGTCTGTTCTGCTGGAAATAGTGGCCCTGATCCCAAAACTGTTGTCAATACAGCTCCTTGGATTCTCACTGTTGCAGCTACCACCATTGACCGTGACTTCGAGACAGATATTATCTTAGGTGGAAACAAGCTGGTTAAG GGTGGAGGTATAAACTTTGGAAATATGACAAAATCTGCGGTCTACCCATTGATTCAAGGCTATTCAGCTAAACTAAACAAGCGTATTACTGAGGAAGAGGCAAG GGGTTGCGTTCCTGATTCATTAGACAAAAACAAAGTCAAGGGGAAAATTGTTGTATGTGAAAACCTTCAAAACGATGGATTTTCACCCAGTGACAGACTACTCGAAGTGAAGAGCCGAGGTGGAGTTGGATTTATACTAATAGATGATGATCTAAGAACAGTGGCACCCAAATTCGAATCGTTCCCAGCAGCTGCAGTCTCTAGAAAAGATGGTACTGAAATCATCTCCTACATCAAATCCACAAG GAATCCAGTTGCATCAATTCTACCAACTGTTTCCACAACTAAGTATAAACCAGCTCCTGTTGTGCCTTACTTCTCATCAAGGGGCCCTGCAGGAAACACCCCTAACCTCCTCAAA CCAGATATTACAGCACCAGGGGTAACAATTCTTGCTGCTTGGCCTGGAAATAAACAACCAATGTTCAACATACTCTCAGGTACTTCCATGTCCTGCCCTCACGTTTCCGGCATTGCTGCAACTGTCAAGGCGCAAAATCCCACCTGGGGTCCCTCCACTATCAAATCAGCTATTATGACCACTG CTATTCAGACAAACAATTTGAAGGCTCCAATCACTACAAACTTTGGATCCAAGGCAACACCATATGACATAGGTGCAGGAGAAGCAAGCACTTCAGGTCCATTAAAACCAGGTCTAGTCTACGCGACAGATGTCGCCGACTACTTGCATTTCCTCTGTTCTGTTGGCTATGACATATCAAAGATAAAGCTGATCTCAAGTACAGTTCCTAAAGACTTTTCATGCCCAAAACATTCAAGCTCTGAATTGGTTTCTAATATGAATTACCCATCAATTGCTATTTCTGGTCTCAAAAAGTATAAAACCAAGAAAGTTACTAGAACTGTTACTAATGTTGGAGAAGAAGCATCGGTATATATTGCGATTGTTGAGGCACCAACTGGATTGCGAGTCCAAGTGATTCCAAGTAAACTGGAATttacaaataaaaacaagaaaTTAAGCTATGAAGTGTCTTTTAGAGCTTCATCTACTACAAAGGAAGACATGTTTGGCTCAATTACTTGGACAAATGGTAAGTACAAAGTCCGAAGCCCATTTGTTGTAAGTAACAGTGGCTAG
- the LOC104220121 gene encoding CO(2)-response secreted protease-like isoform X1 — translation MKGISLFFSFSLFVIVSCIREEAESASQAKNDDIYIVYMGAAASSNGGTRNDQMQLVSSLIKRNKNTVVHSYKNGFSGFAARLSEAEAQSIAQRPGVVSVFPDPVLQLHTTRSWDFLKYQTVDETNSSPSSGSDSSPNGADTIIGILDTGIWPESKSFNDKGMGPIPARWKGTCMDGHDFGASKCNKKIVGARFYEEFDGRGTKMAGSARDENGHGTHVASTAAGSPVAGASYYGLAAGTAKGGSPGSRIAVYRVCTSNGCRGSAIMKAFDDAIADGVDVLSLSLGSSPGFEELSKNPIAIGAFHAVEKGIVVVCSAGNSGPDPKTVVNTAPWILTVAATTIDRDFETDIILGGNKLVKGGGINFGNMTKSAVYPLIQGYSAKLNKRITEEEARGCVPDSLDKNKVKGKIVVCENLQNDGFSPSDRLLEVKSRGGVGFILIDDDLRTVAPKFESFPAAAVSRKDGTEIISYIKSTRKSKFLKSPTLDNGKPNRHANPTKRPRNPVASILPTVSTTKYKPAPVVPYFSSRGPAGNTPNLLKPDITAPGVTILAAWPGNKQPMFNILSGTSMSCPHVSGIAATVKAQNPTWGPSTIKSAIMTTAIQTNNLKAPITTNFGSKATPYDIGAGEASTSGPLKPGLVYATDVADYLHFLCSVGYDISKIKLISSTVPKDFSCPKHSSSELVSNMNYPSIAISGLKKYKTKKVTRTVTNVGEEASVYIAIVEAPTGLRVQVIPSKLEFTNKNKKLSYEVSFRASSTTKEDMFGSITWTNGKYKVRSPFVVSNSG, via the exons AAACAAGAATACAGTGGTACACAGCTACAAGAATGGTTTCTCAGGATTTGCGGCACGTTTATCAGAAGCTGAAGCCCAATCTATCGCTCAAAGACCTGGTGTTGTCTCTGTTTTCCCTGATCCAGTGCTGCAACTCCACACTACACGTTCATGGGATTTCTTGAAGTATCAAACCGTTGACGAAACCAATTCAAGTCCAAGCTCTGGTTCTGATTCATCACCAAATGGAGCTGACACCATAATAGGAATCTTGGATACAG GAATATGGCCAGAATCAAAGAGTTTCAATGACAAGGGTATGGGTCCAATTCCAGCCCGGTGGAAAGGAACTTGCATGGATGGTCATGATTTTGGCGCTTCCAAATGCAACAA GAAGATAGTTGGTGCAAGATTTTACGAGGAGTTTGATGGCAGAGGAACGAAAATGGCTGGATCAGCCAGGGACGAGAATGGACATGGTACTCACGTTGCATCCACAGCAGCTGGGAGCCCTGTTGCAGGTGCATCCTACTATGGTCTAGCTGCAGGAACTGCCAAGGGAGGATCTCCAGGTTCAAGAATCGCTGTGTATCGTGTCTGCACGTCTAATGGATGCCGTGGATCAGCTAtcatgaaagcatttgatgatgcAATTGCAGATGGGGTTGATGTTTTATCTCTATCACTTGGTTCATCACCTGGGTTCGAAGAGTTATCAAAAAATCCTATTGCCATAGGAGCATTTCATGCCGTGGAAAAGGGCATTGTTGTTGTCTGTTCTGCTGGAAATAGTGGCCCTGATCCCAAAACTGTTGTCAATACAGCTCCTTGGATTCTCACTGTTGCAGCTACCACCATTGACCGTGACTTCGAGACAGATATTATCTTAGGTGGAAACAAGCTGGTTAAG GGTGGAGGTATAAACTTTGGAAATATGACAAAATCTGCGGTCTACCCATTGATTCAAGGCTATTCAGCTAAACTAAACAAGCGTATTACTGAGGAAGAGGCAAG GGGTTGCGTTCCTGATTCATTAGACAAAAACAAAGTCAAGGGGAAAATTGTTGTATGTGAAAACCTTCAAAACGATGGATTTTCACCCAGTGACAGACTACTCGAAGTGAAGAGCCGAGGTGGAGTTGGATTTATACTAATAGATGATGATCTAAGAACAGTGGCACCCAAATTCGAATCGTTCCCAGCAGCTGCAGTCTCTAGAAAAGATGGTACTGAAATCATCTCCTACATCAAATCCACAAG AAAATCAAAATTCCTGAAAAGCCCAACACTTGACAATGGAAAACCAAATAGGCATGCAAATCCAACAAAAAGGCCAAG GAATCCAGTTGCATCAATTCTACCAACTGTTTCCACAACTAAGTATAAACCAGCTCCTGTTGTGCCTTACTTCTCATCAAGGGGCCCTGCAGGAAACACCCCTAACCTCCTCAAA CCAGATATTACAGCACCAGGGGTAACAATTCTTGCTGCTTGGCCTGGAAATAAACAACCAATGTTCAACATACTCTCAGGTACTTCCATGTCCTGCCCTCACGTTTCCGGCATTGCTGCAACTGTCAAGGCGCAAAATCCCACCTGGGGTCCCTCCACTATCAAATCAGCTATTATGACCACTG CTATTCAGACAAACAATTTGAAGGCTCCAATCACTACAAACTTTGGATCCAAGGCAACACCATATGACATAGGTGCAGGAGAAGCAAGCACTTCAGGTCCATTAAAACCAGGTCTAGTCTACGCGACAGATGTCGCCGACTACTTGCATTTCCTCTGTTCTGTTGGCTATGACATATCAAAGATAAAGCTGATCTCAAGTACAGTTCCTAAAGACTTTTCATGCCCAAAACATTCAAGCTCTGAATTGGTTTCTAATATGAATTACCCATCAATTGCTATTTCTGGTCTCAAAAAGTATAAAACCAAGAAAGTTACTAGAACTGTTACTAATGTTGGAGAAGAAGCATCGGTATATATTGCGATTGTTGAGGCACCAACTGGATTGCGAGTCCAAGTGATTCCAAGTAAACTGGAATttacaaataaaaacaagaaaTTAAGCTATGAAGTGTCTTTTAGAGCTTCATCTACTACAAAGGAAGACATGTTTGGCTCAATTACTTGGACAAATGGTAAGTACAAAGTCCGAAGCCCATTTGTTGTAAGTAACAGTGGCTAG